The segment CTTGGAGTCGGGGCCGTTCTTGCTTCTGTTCAGACGAACACGCTGAACTCTCTGCCGAAACGTTTGTACCCGGATGGCATCGCAATCACTCAAACGATCCAGCAAGTAGCTGGAGCAATCGGTATTGCAGTAATGGTCTCGCTTATGGCCGCAAGACAAGGAAGCTTATTGGCAACAACGTCTGCAGCACCCGCTGAAGCCGCAGCCTCAGGATCGTCGCTTGTCTTTACTGTCAGCTTAATCTTTGCCATCATTAATGTTGTGCTGTCGCTATTCCTTAAGAAGCCAAGCGCAACTATTAACTGATTTAAATAGAACTCACAGCTTTCAATTTGTTTGAGAAAGGAAGTAAGAAAAATGGCGAATAATTATCAAAATATTGTCGTAGCAATAGACGGTTCAACAGAATCGGAATATGCTTTCCGCAAATCCATTGACGTGGCAAAACGCAATGCAGGTTCAGTGTTGAACCTGGTCAATGTGGTAGATACAAGAGCCTTCGAAGCTTATGACCGCGCCAGCATTGACAAAGCCCAAAAGATGTCGGAAGAAATGTTGAATGGCTTCAAATCGAAGGCGGAATTTCAAGGCATTGAAAACGTAAAAGCTGTCATCGAATACGGTTCTCCGAAAACGGTGATCACAAAAGAACTTTCTGATTTAACCGGTGCGGACTTGATCATTTGCGGAGCAACCGGAGTGAGCGGCGTTGAGCGTTTCCTTCTTGGTTCTGTGTCGGAAGCAATCGTCCGTTCAGCTAAATGCGATGTTCTGGTCATTCGCACACCTGAGTGAATGAATTAAAATTAAATTAATCTCTATCAGCCAAACCCACCCGTAAAGTTTCATTTTACGGGTGGGTTTTTTAGTTAGGATGGTTTTCACTTTAAGCAAGTGAGTTGCAGTGTTGTGCACTTCGTTGCTGTTTTACAGAGAATTAGCAAGTGATGATCTTTAGTTCAACAAATATAATTATTAAATTTAAACACCTAGAGCTGTCTAAAAAGGTAGCCTCTTTTTTGGGGGAGAGAGCATGAACGCCGTTTCATTCGCTTCAGGCGGACGCTTTCCACGGGAGGTCCGCAAGCCTCCTCGGACTTCGCCCTGCGGGGTCTCGCCTGGACCTCTATTCCCGCTGGAGTCGCCGCCTTCCGCTCATTTCACGGGTTGCCACCTTGTATGCTGGTTATTTCTATGCAGAACAAAAGCGGCAGGATGCCGCTTTACTTAGTATTGATCATTCCAAGGTTAGAAGCAGTCGCACCTTTCTTGAAGACTAATGAAACCTTCACCAAGCGAGGCGTGCCTAAAGGCTAGGCGAAGCAGGAAGATGAGCGGTTTGTGCTCAGCTTCCTGTGAAAGCCATGCCTAAAGCGTCCGAGCGGCTTTTCCAATCGGCAACCTCGTCGCTTACACTGGCCCGCTAGAGTCTCTGGTGCAATGAAAATCAACCGATTCTTTTAGAAAATCATCTATTATAAACAGTTTAAAAGATAAAAAATTACAGTTAATGTTAAAAGAATACTTATGATAGCGCTTACATTAAGATTTAGCGGAATTATACTAAATATGAACTTAACTTTCATAAAAGGAGAGGGGTAAGAAGATGAGAAAGAATTCAAAGGGTTTCTTGTTCTTGATGATTTTGGCTATATTCGCCTTGGTAGCTGCTGGATGTAATGGTGGCGGTGGAAGTGGAGAAGAGGGCTCGGGTTCAAGTTCAGGCGTAGATATCGGAATTGTGCTGCCGACAAAAGATGAACCGCGCTGGGTGCAGGATGAAGAGCGCTTCAAAGCAGCTTTAGCCGACTCGGATTATTCAACGGAGATTCTGTTCAGCCAAGGGTCTTCAGCAAAAGAGAAAGAGAACGTGGAAGCGCTATTGAATAAAGGCATTAAAGTGTTGATTATCACCCCGCATGACGGCGCAGCCGCTGCAGCGGCAGTTGAGGCAGCGAAACAAGATGACGTAACCGTTATCGCGTATGACCGCTTGATCACTGATACCGATGCGGTCGATTATTATGTAACGTTCGATTCATTAGCCGTAGGTGCTGCACAAGCGCAATATTTACTGGACAACGTGGAAGGTACGGGTGTACCGCTTTACTTGTATGCAGGAGCTTCTTCAGATAACAACGCATTCTTATTCTTCCAAGGTGCATGGGAAGTGCTGCAGCCAAAGATTGCAGACGGCACATTTAAAATTGCCAACTCCAGCCAAGCGGAGGCATTAAAAGATACGAAAGAGCTTGACCGTGACCAATTGAGCCAAATCATCGGCCAAGTAACAACCAGCTGGGATCCGAACGAATCGAAAAACAAAGCTCAGACCCACCTGACTTCCGTCGGCGACGATATGAAAGGCAATGTAGCGATCTTGGCACCGAATGATGGGACTGCGCGTGCCATTGCGGACGTGTTCGCTTCAGACGCTGCAGTGACTGATTACATGATTACAGGGCAAGACGCTGAAAAAGCATCAGTCCAGTACATTCTTGATGAAAAACAATCGATGACCGTATTCAAAGATGTCCGTACACTGGTTGAAGACGCAATGGGAATGGCTGTTGAAGTTTTAGACGGCAATACACCTGAAACGACCGGTTCTTACGATAACGGAACAACAGAAGTAAAAGCGAAACAAACACCTGTAATTGTAGTGGATAAAGAAAACGCCAAAGAAGAATTGATTGATTCCGATTATTATAAAGCAGATGAGTTTACGGGCTTAGAGTAAAAAATCACATAGGGCGGAAGAAATAGTGATAGAAACTTCTATCACTATTTCTCCATTCCTTGGTGTTTGCGCAAGGAGGCGAAGAAATGAGCGACTATATTCTGGAGATGAAAAATATATCCAAGTCATTCACCGGTGTAAAAGCTTTGTCAGATGTGAATTTCAAAGTGGAACGGGGAGAAATCCATTGCTTGATCGGAGAGAACGGCGCTGGTAAATCGACGCTCATGAAAGTCTTGAGCGGTGTTTATCCTTATGGCACATATGAAGGCGATATTGTGTTCGAAGGGAAAGTGCAGCAGTTCAATGAAATCAACGACAGCGTTAAAGCCGGTATCGGCATCATTTATCAAGAGCTCGCATTGTTTCCGGATTTGACGGTCTATGAAAATATCTTTGCCGGCAACGAAATCCGGAAAGGCCCTTTTGTCGACTGGAATGAAACCATTGTCCAGTCTACAAAATTACTGCAGAAAGTGAAATTGAAAGTGGATCCGGAAACTTTGATCAAGGAATTAGGTGTAGGTAAACAGCAATTGGTTGAAATCGCCAAATCGCTCAGTAAAGACGTGAAACTGCTGATTCTTGATGAACCGACAGCTGCATTAAATGAAAACGACAGCGAAAATTTATTGGAATTATTGAAGGAACTGAAAAGCCAGGGAATCACGTGCATTATGATTTCCCATAAATTGAAGGAAGTTATTTCAATCGCTGATAAGGCGACGATTTTGCGTGATGGCAAAACCATTATCACCTTGGACGCCCATAAAGGAGAGCTTTCGGAAAGCATCATCATTAAAAACATGGTGGGCCGTGAAATTGAAGATATCTTTCCAAAACGGCCAGACAAGAAAATAGGAGAGACTGTTCTTCAAGTAAAAGACTGGTCGGCTTATGATCCGGAACTCGCACGCCAAGTGGTGAAACACGCCAATCTGGAAGTGAAAAAAGGGGAAATCATCGGTATTGCAGGATTAATGGGGTCGGGCCGCACAGAGCTTGCATTGAGCATTTTCGGCAATCCCAAAAACTATAGGCTGCAAGGCGAGCTTCAGGTCTTCGGGAAACAGCGAACACTGAAACATACAAGCGATGCGATTAAGGCGGGAATTGCTTATGTCACCGAGGACCGTAAAGGAAATGGGCTGTTTCTGATCAAAGACATCAAGAACAATGTCACGGCGGCGCATCTGAAAGGAATTTCGACAAGAGGCGTTCTCAATTTGAATGAGGAAGTGAAAGTTGGGACAGACTATAAAAACTCACTGCGCATCAAAGCGAATTCGCTTGAGCAGGCGGTTGGAAAACTGAGTGGAGGTAATCAGCAAAAAGTATCGCTCGGCAAATGGCTATTTACCGGACCTAAGATTTTGATCTTGGATGAACCGACGCGCGGAATTGATGTCGGGGCGAAATTCGAGATTTATACCATCATGAATCAGCTGATCAAAGAAGGATTGAGCATCATCATGATCTCATCAGAATTGAATGAAATCATCGGCATGAGCGACCGC is part of the Planococcus shenhongbingii genome and harbors:
- a CDS encoding universal stress protein: MANNYQNIVVAIDGSTESEYAFRKSIDVAKRNAGSVLNLVNVVDTRAFEAYDRASIDKAQKMSEEMLNGFKSKAEFQGIENVKAVIEYGSPKTVITKELSDLTGADLIICGATGVSGVERFLLGSVSEAIVRSAKCDVLVIRTPE
- a CDS encoding sugar ABC transporter substrate-binding protein, with the protein product MRKNSKGFLFLMILAIFALVAAGCNGGGGSGEEGSGSSSGVDIGIVLPTKDEPRWVQDEERFKAALADSDYSTEILFSQGSSAKEKENVEALLNKGIKVLIITPHDGAAAAAAVEAAKQDDVTVIAYDRLITDTDAVDYYVTFDSLAVGAAQAQYLLDNVEGTGVPLYLYAGASSDNNAFLFFQGAWEVLQPKIADGTFKIANSSQAEALKDTKELDRDQLSQIIGQVTTSWDPNESKNKAQTHLTSVGDDMKGNVAILAPNDGTARAIADVFASDAAVTDYMITGQDAEKASVQYILDEKQSMTVFKDVRTLVEDAMGMAVEVLDGNTPETTGSYDNGTTEVKAKQTPVIVVDKENAKEELIDSDYYKADEFTGLE
- a CDS encoding sugar ABC transporter ATP-binding protein, coding for MSDYILEMKNISKSFTGVKALSDVNFKVERGEIHCLIGENGAGKSTLMKVLSGVYPYGTYEGDIVFEGKVQQFNEINDSVKAGIGIIYQELALFPDLTVYENIFAGNEIRKGPFVDWNETIVQSTKLLQKVKLKVDPETLIKELGVGKQQLVEIAKSLSKDVKLLILDEPTAALNENDSENLLELLKELKSQGITCIMISHKLKEVISIADKATILRDGKTIITLDAHKGELSESIIIKNMVGREIEDIFPKRPDKKIGETVLQVKDWSAYDPELARQVVKHANLEVKKGEIIGIAGLMGSGRTELALSIFGNPKNYRLQGELQVFGKQRTLKHTSDAIKAGIAYVTEDRKGNGLFLIKDIKNNVTAAHLKGISTRGVLNLNEEVKVGTDYKNSLRIKANSLEQAVGKLSGGNQQKVSLGKWLFTGPKILILDEPTRGIDVGAKFEIYTIMNQLIKEGLSIIMISSELNEIIGMSDRVYVMAEGAIKGELTIEETTQEAIMELATQ